One Pelodiscus sinensis isolate JC-2024 unplaced genomic scaffold, ASM4963464v1 ctg34, whole genome shotgun sequence DNA segment encodes these proteins:
- the LOC142823797 gene encoding osteoclast-associated immunoglobulin-like receptor yields MRFVLYNNGRQVRTQEPSGRVAVFPMPGVGLKTRGSYTCQFHTTSNTTEWSRYSDPVELAVADKYPKPAISLSPAGAAALGQDVAVRCWAALLDAKFFLVKVRDRTPLGRAEPVGVGGEFLLRGVRWGDGGNYACYYHLAADPFAWSQPSNPVELVIADYTWGNIVRLALGTGVLLALVLMVAQAADRDGR; encoded by the exons ATGAGGTTTGTTCTGTATAACAACGGACGCCAGGTGAGGACGCAGGAGCCATCTGGGCGTGTGGCCGTATTCCCCATGCCGGGCGTGGGACTGAAAACCAGAGGGAGCTACACCTGCCAGTTTCACACCACATCCAACACCACTGAGTGGTCACGGTACAGCGACCCCGTGGAGCTGGCGGTAGCAG ATAAATACCCCAAACCCGCCATCTCTCTGAGCCccgctggagcagctgccctggggcaggaTGTCGCCGTTCGTTGCTGGGCTGCTCTCCTGGATGCCAAGTTCTTTCTGGTGAAGGTCAGGGATCGGACCCCACTGGGACGCGCAGAGCCTGTCGGGGTCGGGGGGGAGTTTCTCCTCCGTGGTGTGAGATGGGGAGACGGAGGCAACTACGCCTGCTATTACCACCTCGCGGCAGATCCCTTCGCCTGGTCCCAGCCCAGCAACCCTGTGGAGCTGGTGATAGCAG ATTACACCTGGGGCAACATCGTCCGTCTGGCCCTGGGCACCGGGGTCCTGCTGGCCTTGGTGCTGATGGTGGCGCAGGCTGCTGACAGAGACGGGCGGTAA